In Zunongwangia profunda SM-A87, the following proteins share a genomic window:
- a CDS encoding Crp/Fnr family transcriptional regulator — MKTPEKTRCESCIIRQFNALKAFSKEELKVISDNKITKSYKKGEQIFKEGEKLNGVFCVRDGASKLSKLSENGKHQIVKIAKKGEILGQRSVVADEQTNLSATALNDTSMCYIPKQLIIDKINENPEFTRNLLKIMASDLRESDNFIVNMSQHNVKQRIAEALLYLDTNFGTDDEGFLAVNLSREDLANVVGTATESCIRLIAELKKEGFISAKGKKTKILDKRALEDMINGF, encoded by the coding sequence ATGAAAACCCCTGAAAAAACAAGATGTGAAAGTTGTATCATAAGACAGTTTAATGCATTAAAGGCTTTTAGTAAGGAAGAATTAAAGGTTATATCGGATAACAAGATTACCAAAAGCTATAAAAAAGGAGAGCAGATTTTTAAAGAAGGGGAAAAACTAAATGGGGTATTTTGTGTTCGTGACGGCGCCTCTAAACTTTCTAAACTTAGCGAAAACGGAAAACATCAAATCGTAAAAATCGCTAAAAAGGGAGAGATTTTAGGGCAAAGATCTGTAGTGGCAGACGAGCAAACAAATCTTAGTGCAACTGCACTTAATGATACTTCGATGTGCTATATTCCAAAACAGCTTATCATTGATAAAATCAACGAGAATCCTGAATTTACCAGAAATCTTTTAAAGATCATGGCATCAGATCTTAGGGAATCAGACAATTTTATCGTGAATATGTCTCAGCATAACGTAAAACAACGAATTGCCGAGGCCTTACTATATCTTGACACCAATTTTGGTACTGATGATGAAGGTTTTTTAGCGGTAAATCTTTCCAGGGAAGACCTTGCCAATGTCGTTGGTACCGCAACTGAAAGCTGTATTCGATTAATTGCTGAACTAAAGAAAGAAGGTTTTATTTCAGCTAAAGGTAAAAAGACCAAAATTCTGGATAAAAGAGCACTTGAGGATATGATTAATGGTTTTTAA
- a CDS encoding heavy metal translocating P-type ATPase produces MKSCYHCGEACKSDALMYDQKDFCCHGCKTVYEILSSNDLDYYYALDERPGISPKTQLGKFDFLNSAEIVEKLLEFKSAEVCIVNLLIPEIHCSSCIWVLENLSKLHPGIKNSQVNFPEKTLRIHFSAEKITFLQLVELLCKLGYEPYISLSDSDKKERNIDRSLIYKLGVAGFAFGNIMFLSFPEYFEVKEFWLDQFKYVFRWLMFAFSLPVVFYSASTYFISAFKGLKSGILNIDVPIALGITVLFLRSSFEVVFDLGTGFFDSLSGLVFFLLLGRFFQQKTYSYLSFERDYKSYFPIGVTRINHQNTQNQNEEQVEVYKLRKGDKILIRNNELIPVDARLMEGEALIDYSFVTGEAVPVSIQKGDKIYAGGKQTAGLLQVEVLKPVEQSYLTQLWNNEVFDKNFKGSFQDLTNKISGYFTKAILSISILATIVWYFIDPSMIPQVFTAVLIIACPCALALAAPFTLGNLLRIFGQHKFYLKEANIIEKMANIDAVVFDKTGTLTSTKKNKITYEGDLLTEEEKSLLNSTLRASNHPLSRSLYEILEQNDIRTLDSFTEEVGKGMEAFANQNSIKIGAFTYVTKLNKWKQAQLNQTAVHISTNDHYKGRYILKNEYRDNIGHLFKTLEKNKQLFVLSGDNDGERKSLEKLLPLTTKMSFNQKPQDKLQFIKKLQEEGRSVMMIGDGLNDAGALKQSDVGVVISENINVFSPACDAILDASVFSKISQFFSLANSGHRIIKFSFLLSLFYNLIGLGFAVTGHLSPIVAAILMPLSSISIVAFTTISSQFSAKRIMRQTSKSQNKYKT; encoded by the coding sequence ATGAAATCATGTTACCACTGTGGCGAAGCTTGTAAAAGCGATGCCCTTATGTACGATCAGAAAGATTTTTGTTGTCATGGATGTAAAACAGTTTACGAAATTTTAAGTAGTAATGATCTCGATTATTATTATGCTCTTGATGAGCGTCCTGGAATTTCTCCTAAAACACAATTAGGAAAATTCGATTTTCTAAATAGCGCAGAGATTGTAGAAAAACTACTTGAATTTAAAAGTGCAGAGGTTTGTATCGTAAATCTGCTTATTCCAGAAATTCATTGTAGTTCGTGTATCTGGGTGTTAGAAAACCTTTCTAAACTTCATCCTGGGATTAAAAACTCACAGGTTAATTTTCCTGAAAAAACATTAAGAATCCATTTTTCCGCAGAAAAAATTACATTTCTGCAGTTGGTAGAGCTACTATGCAAATTAGGTTATGAGCCTTACATTTCACTTTCAGATAGCGATAAAAAAGAACGCAATATCGACCGAAGTTTAATCTATAAACTTGGTGTCGCCGGTTTTGCTTTTGGGAATATCATGTTTTTATCGTTTCCAGAATATTTTGAGGTTAAAGAATTTTGGCTGGATCAATTTAAATATGTGTTTCGCTGGTTGATGTTTGCCTTTAGTTTGCCGGTAGTATTTTATTCAGCAAGCACCTATTTTATTTCAGCATTTAAAGGTCTAAAATCAGGAATCTTAAATATCGATGTTCCCATAGCTTTAGGAATTACCGTGTTGTTTTTAAGAAGTAGTTTTGAAGTCGTTTTCGATTTAGGGACTGGATTTTTTGATAGTCTTTCTGGTTTGGTGTTTTTCTTATTGTTGGGAAGGTTCTTTCAGCAAAAAACCTATTCTTACCTGTCTTTTGAACGGGATTATAAATCCTATTTCCCGATTGGAGTGACAAGAATTAATCATCAAAACACCCAAAATCAAAATGAAGAGCAGGTAGAAGTTTATAAGCTTAGAAAAGGTGATAAGATACTCATTAGAAACAACGAATTAATTCCTGTAGATGCAAGATTAATGGAAGGCGAAGCTTTAATAGATTATAGCTTCGTGACCGGAGAAGCTGTGCCGGTTTCGATCCAAAAAGGCGATAAAATCTATGCAGGTGGTAAGCAAACCGCAGGTTTGCTTCAGGTAGAAGTGCTAAAACCCGTAGAGCAATCCTATTTAACGCAGTTATGGAACAACGAGGTTTTCGATAAAAACTTTAAAGGAAGTTTTCAGGATCTTACCAATAAAATAAGCGGGTATTTTACAAAAGCGATTTTAAGCATATCGATTTTAGCAACTATAGTTTGGTATTTTATTGATCCATCGATGATCCCGCAGGTATTTACGGCAGTTCTTATTATTGCCTGTCCTTGTGCACTGGCTTTAGCGGCTCCCTTCACTTTAGGTAATTTACTTAGGATTTTTGGTCAGCATAAATTCTATTTAAAAGAAGCGAACATTATCGAGAAAATGGCCAATATCGATGCAGTGGTTTTTGATAAAACCGGGACACTTACTTCAACCAAAAAAAATAAAATCACTTACGAGGGGGATTTGCTTACGGAAGAAGAAAAATCATTGTTAAACAGTACGTTAAGAGCTTCTAATCATCCATTAAGTCGATCTCTTTATGAAATTTTAGAGCAAAATGATATCAGAACACTTGATTCTTTTACAGAAGAGGTAGGGAAAGGAATGGAAGCTTTTGCAAATCAAAATTCGATAAAAATAGGGGCTTTTACATATGTCACTAAACTTAATAAATGGAAGCAGGCACAATTAAACCAAACCGCGGTTCATATTAGTACCAATGATCACTACAAAGGCCGATATATTTTAAAAAATGAATATAGGGATAATATTGGCCACTTATTTAAAACCTTAGAGAAAAACAAACAATTGTTTGTACTTTCTGGAGATAATGATGGTGAGCGTAAAAGCCTCGAAAAGTTGTTACCATTAACCACCAAAATGAGCTTTAACCAAAAGCCCCAGGATAAACTGCAGTTTATTAAAAAACTTCAGGAAGAAGGTCGATCTGTAATGATGATTGGGGATGGCTTAAACGATGCAGGAGCATTAAAACAAAGTGATGTTGGCGTAGTAATTTCAGAAAATATTAATGTTTTCTCCCCGGCTTGTGATGCCATTTTAGACGCCTCGGTATTCAGCAAAATAAGTCAGTTTTTTAGCCTTGCCAATAGCGGTCACCGTATTATAAAATTCAGTTTTTTGCTATCGCTTTTCTATAATCTTATAGGGCTTGGATTTGCAGTTACAGGACATCTTTCGCCCATCGTAGCTGCTATTTTAATGCCTCTAAGTTCGATAAGTATTGTGGCTTTTACAACCATAAGTTCCCAGTTTTCAGCAAAAAGAATTATGCGACAAACGTCTAAAAGCCAGAATAAATACAAAACCTGA
- the ccoS gene encoding cbb3-type cytochrome oxidase assembly protein CcoS has product MNIIYVLLSISVVVALVFFIAFIISVKRGQYDDTYTPSVRILFEDEIIDSKEKSKITDK; this is encoded by the coding sequence ATGAATATCATCTACGTGTTGCTGAGTATTAGTGTGGTCGTAGCGCTTGTCTTTTTTATTGCCTTTATTATATCGGTAAAAAGAGGTCAATACGACGATACCTACACCCCGTCTGTAAGAATACTGTTTGAAGATGAAATTATTGATAGTAAAGAAAAATCTAAAATCACCGATAAATAA
- the ccoN gene encoding cytochrome-c oxidase, cbb3-type subunit I, with amino-acid sequence MEKEQFYYDNKIVRKFINATVFWGIVGMSVGLLLAFMFLFPNLTDGISWLSFGRLRPLHTNAVIFAFVGNAIFAGVYYSTQRLLKARMWSDALSNFNFWGWQAIIVAAAITLPLGYTTSKEYAELEWPIDISIALVWVAFGANLIGTILKRRQRHLYVAIWFYLATFVTVAVLHIVNSIELPVSALKSYSVYAGVQDALVQWWYGHNAVAFFLTTPFLGLMYYFVPKAANRPVYSYRLSIVHFWSLIFIYIWAGPHHLLYSALPDWAQNLGVAFSVMLIAPSWGGMINGLLTLRGAWDKVRTDPVLKFMVVAITGYGMATFEGPMLSLKNVNAIAHFSDWIIAHVHVGALAWNGFLTFGMIYWLVPRLFKTKLWSVKLANAHFWIGTLGIIMYALPMYVAGFVQASMWKQFNPDGTLTYGNFLETLTEIIPMYWMRAIGGSLYIVGAFIALYNVYRTAKQGSKVTDELAEAAPLAKITSKRTSKEGYHTWLERRPVKLTIFATIAILIGGMVQIIPSLMVDEYVPVISSVKPYTPLELEGRDLYIREGCVGCHSQMIRPFRSEVERYGEYSKSGEYVYDHPFLWGSKRTGPDLFRVGGKYSDNWHLNHLYDPQSTSSGSIMPSYKWLLNRELDKSSTEDKMEAMVSLGVPYTQAEIDRAQQWMIEQGTQIEKNLYSDPDFAKTYEADKIYAKENGEEFVEMRNREIVALIAYLQRLGTDIKVKNVDEAQEADILGESRGGLGVIQ; translated from the coding sequence ATGGAAAAAGAGCAGTTTTATTACGACAACAAGATCGTAAGGAAATTTATCAATGCCACTGTATTTTGGGGTATTGTGGGAATGAGTGTAGGGCTTCTACTTGCTTTTATGTTTTTGTTTCCTAATCTAACCGATGGAATTTCATGGCTTAGTTTTGGGCGTTTACGACCCTTGCATACCAATGCCGTGATTTTTGCCTTCGTAGGAAACGCAATTTTTGCTGGAGTGTATTATTCTACTCAGCGTCTTTTAAAAGCAAGAATGTGGAGTGATGCGCTTAGTAACTTTAACTTTTGGGGCTGGCAGGCGATCATTGTTGCAGCAGCCATAACCTTACCTTTAGGCTATACCACATCTAAAGAATATGCTGAACTTGAATGGCCAATTGATATTAGTATCGCCTTAGTTTGGGTAGCTTTTGGAGCCAACCTAATTGGAACTATCTTAAAACGTAGACAGCGGCATTTATATGTAGCGATTTGGTTTTATCTGGCCACTTTTGTAACCGTAGCTGTATTGCATATTGTTAACAGTATAGAATTGCCGGTAAGTGCTTTAAAAAGTTACTCGGTTTATGCCGGGGTACAGGATGCTTTGGTACAGTGGTGGTACGGGCATAATGCCGTTGCCTTTTTCCTAACGACGCCGTTTCTTGGATTAATGTATTATTTTGTTCCGAAAGCGGCTAACAGACCAGTCTATTCTTACCGATTATCTATTGTTCACTTTTGGTCACTGATTTTTATTTATATCTGGGCTGGGCCGCACCACTTATTATATTCTGCATTACCAGATTGGGCACAAAATTTAGGGGTAGCTTTTTCTGTAATGTTAATTGCTCCATCATGGGGAGGAATGATAAACGGTTTATTAACCCTTCGTGGCGCCTGGGATAAGGTAAGAACAGATCCTGTCCTTAAATTTATGGTAGTGGCTATTACCGGTTATGGTATGGCTACTTTCGAAGGACCAATGCTTTCTCTTAAAAACGTAAATGCGATTGCACACTTTAGTGACTGGATTATTGCACACGTGCATGTGGGAGCTTTAGCATGGAATGGTTTCTTAACCTTTGGTATGATCTACTGGTTGGTACCAAGGTTATTTAAGACTAAACTATGGTCTGTAAAATTAGCAAATGCTCATTTTTGGATTGGAACTCTTGGTATTATAATGTACGCGCTACCAATGTATGTAGCTGGATTTGTACAGGCTTCTATGTGGAAACAATTTAATCCTGATGGTACATTAACTTATGGTAACTTCTTAGAAACACTTACTGAAATTATCCCAATGTACTGGATGAGAGCGATTGGTGGTAGTTTGTATATCGTAGGGGCTTTTATTGCACTTTATAATGTATATAGAACTGCAAAACAAGGGAGTAAAGTTACAGATGAGTTGGCAGAAGCTGCCCCGCTTGCTAAGATTACCAGTAAGAGAACTTCAAAAGAAGGCTATCATACCTGGTTAGAACGAAGACCGGTAAAACTAACCATTTTTGCAACTATCGCAATTTTGATTGGTGGTATGGTTCAGATTATCCCTTCTTTGATGGTAGACGAATATGTTCCGGTAATTTCAAGTGTAAAACCATATACCCCGCTAGAACTAGAAGGTCGTGATTTATATATACGTGAGGGCTGTGTTGGATGTCACTCCCAAATGATTCGTCCTTTCCGTAGTGAAGTAGAGCGTTATGGTGAATACTCTAAATCTGGAGAATATGTGTATGACCATCCATTTTTATGGGGTAGTAAGCGTACTGGTCCCGATTTATTCAGGGTTGGTGGTAAATACTCAGATAACTGGCATTTAAATCACCTTTACGATCCACAAAGTACTTCTTCGGGTTCTATTATGCCATCTTATAAATGGTTGCTAAATAGAGAATTAGACAAGTCGTCTACCGAAGATAAAATGGAAGCTATGGTAAGTCTGGGCGTACCTTATACTCAGGCCGAGATCGACAGAGCGCAACAGTGGATGATCGAGCAGGGAACACAAATTGAGAAAAACCTTTATAGTGATCCAGATTTTGCCAAAACCTACGAGGCAGATAAGATTTATGCTAAGGAAAATGGTGAAGAATTTGTAGAAATGCGTAATCGAGAGATTGTTGCTTTAATCGCTTACCTACAACGCTTAGGTACAGATATTAAGGTGAAGAATGTAGATGAAGCTCAGGAAGCCGATATCCTTGGGGAATCGAGAGGTGGCTTAGGAGTTATCCAATAA
- a CDS encoding CcoQ/FixQ family Cbb3-type cytochrome c oxidase assembly chaperone, with protein MLKFIKGNLESIDGVAVYPMISLLIFFIFFVALFGWVITAKKEHIKQVSNIPLEDDNQEIL; from the coding sequence ATGCTAAAATTTATAAAAGGAAATCTGGAAAGTATCGATGGGGTAGCGGTTTACCCCATGATCTCTCTGCTGATATTCTTCATTTTTTTCGTAGCTCTTTTTGGATGGGTAATCACCGCAAAGAAAGAGCATATAAAACAAGTGAGTAACATTCCTCTAGAGGATGATAATCAGGAGATATTATGA